The Coffea arabica cultivar ET-39 chromosome 8e, Coffea Arabica ET-39 HiFi, whole genome shotgun sequence genome window below encodes:
- the LOC113704021 gene encoding molybdate transporter 1 isoform X2 has protein sequence MENPSENTNQIRNQGHRSSIVEKVKNNLIFRSKWAELNGAMGDLGTYIPIILALTLAKDLNLGTTLIFTGVYNFVTGAIYGVPMPVQPMKSIAAVAISDADFNIPEVMASGICTAGILAVLGVTGVNGAGDDNEYAAETESGANDASGSGNNRRKRLRKIITSLPSAFIIFLLGVVLAIIRGPKAVKGFKFGPSPIEVVKMSKHAWKEGFIKGTIPQLPLSILNSVIAVCKLSTDLFPEKDISATSVSITVGMMNLIGCWFGAMPCCHGAGGLAGQYKFGGRSGGCVALLGLAKLVLGLVLGSSLVKILDQFPVGVLGVLLLFAGIELAICSRDMNSKEDSFVMLTCTAVSLVGSSAALGFLSGIVVYLLLRLRKLYGGQSSSAICFHGNP, from the exons ATGGAAAACCCTTCTGAAAACACTAATCAAATCAGAAATCAAGGTCATAGGAGCAGTATTGTAGAAAAAGTGAAGAACAACTTAATTTTCAGATCAAAGTGGGCTGAGTTAAATGGTGCAATGGGGGATTTGGGCACTTATATTCCTATAATATTGGCTTTGACACTAGCCAAGGACCTGAATCTTGGTACCACGCTGATATTCACCGGTGTATACAACTTTGTCACAGGTGCAATCTATGGTGTCCCCATGCCAGTGCAGCCGATGAAGTCAATTGCAGCAGTGGCCATATCTGATGCAGATTTTAATATTCCAGAAGTTATGGCATCAGGAATTTGCACTGCAGGGATTTTGGCTGTTCTTGGTGTAACAG GTGTTAACGGTGCTGGCGATGACAATGAGTATGCAGCAGAAACTGAGAGTGGTGCCAATGATGCCAGTGGATCAGGAAACaacagaagaaaaaggttgcgaaaaatcataacttctcTGCCTTCTGCTTTCATCATCTTTTTGTTAGGTGTGGTTTTGGCAATTATTAGAGGGCCTAAAGCAGTCAAAGGATTTAAATTTGGACCATCTCCTATTGAAGTTGTGAAAATGTCTAAGCATGCATGGAAGGAAGGATTCATTAAGGGCACAATTCCTCAACTTCCACTATCAATTCTAAATTCAGTGATTGCTGTCTGTAAGTTGTCGACTGATCTTTTTCCAGAGAAGGACATTTCAGCCACGTCTGTTTCAATTACTGTTGGAATGATGAACTTAATAGGATGTTGGTTTGGAGCCATGCCATGCTGCCACGGTGCAGGAGGGCTAGCTGGACAGTATAAATTTGGTGGGAGGAGTGGTGGATGTGTGGCCCTCCTTGGTTTAGCCAAGTTGGTTTTGGGTTTAGTTTTAGGTAGCTCTCTAGTGAAGATTTTGGACCAATTTCCTGTTGGAGTATTGGGGGTTCTGTTATTGTTTGCTGGGATTGAACTTGCTATTTGCTCAAGGGATATGAACTCAAAGGAAGATTCATTTGTCATGCTGACTTGCACTGCTGTTTCACTGGTAGGCTCTAGTGCAGCACTAGGTTTCCTGAGTGGAATTGTTGTTTATTTGCTCCTCAGGCTAAGAAAACTGTATGGTGGTCAGTcttcttctgcaatttgctTTCATGGTAACCCATAA
- the LOC113704021 gene encoding molybdate transporter 1 isoform X1, producing MENPSENTNQIRNQGHRSSIVEKVKNNLIFRSKWAELNGAMGDLGTYIPIILALTLAKDLNLGTTLIFTGVYNFVTGAIYGVPMPVQPMKSIAAVAISDADFNIPEVMASGICTAGILAVLGVTGLMQLVYKLIPISIVRGIQLAQGLSFAMTAVKYIRKVQNFSKSKSGSDRHWLGLDGLLLAIICACFIIGVNGAGDDNEYAAETESGANDASGSGNNRRKRLRKIITSLPSAFIIFLLGVVLAIIRGPKAVKGFKFGPSPIEVVKMSKHAWKEGFIKGTIPQLPLSILNSVIAVCKLSTDLFPEKDISATSVSITVGMMNLIGCWFGAMPCCHGAGGLAGQYKFGGRSGGCVALLGLAKLVLGLVLGSSLVKILDQFPVGVLGVLLLFAGIELAICSRDMNSKEDSFVMLTCTAVSLVGSSAALGFLSGIVVYLLLRLRKLYGGQSSSAICFHGNP from the coding sequence ATGGAAAACCCTTCTGAAAACACTAATCAAATCAGAAATCAAGGTCATAGGAGCAGTATTGTAGAAAAAGTGAAGAACAACTTAATTTTCAGATCAAAGTGGGCTGAGTTAAATGGTGCAATGGGGGATTTGGGCACTTATATTCCTATAATATTGGCTTTGACACTAGCCAAGGACCTGAATCTTGGTACCACGCTGATATTCACCGGTGTATACAACTTTGTCACAGGTGCAATCTATGGTGTCCCCATGCCAGTGCAGCCGATGAAGTCAATTGCAGCAGTGGCCATATCTGATGCAGATTTTAATATTCCAGAAGTTATGGCATCAGGAATTTGCACTGCAGGGATTTTGGCTGTTCTTGGTGTAACAGGTTTGATGCAACTTGTGTATAAGCTTATTCCAATTTCAATTGTCAGAGGAATTCAGCTAGCACAAGGCCTGTCATTTGCTATGACTGCAGTGAAGTACATAAGAAAAGTACAAAACTTTTCTAAGTCAAAGTCTGGTTCAGACAGGCATTGGTTAGGCTTAGATGGATTGCTCTTGGCTATTATTTGTGCTTGTTTCATTATAGGTGTTAACGGTGCTGGCGATGACAATGAGTATGCAGCAGAAACTGAGAGTGGTGCCAATGATGCCAGTGGATCAGGAAACaacagaagaaaaaggttgcgaaaaatcataacttctcTGCCTTCTGCTTTCATCATCTTTTTGTTAGGTGTGGTTTTGGCAATTATTAGAGGGCCTAAAGCAGTCAAAGGATTTAAATTTGGACCATCTCCTATTGAAGTTGTGAAAATGTCTAAGCATGCATGGAAGGAAGGATTCATTAAGGGCACAATTCCTCAACTTCCACTATCAATTCTAAATTCAGTGATTGCTGTCTGTAAGTTGTCGACTGATCTTTTTCCAGAGAAGGACATTTCAGCCACGTCTGTTTCAATTACTGTTGGAATGATGAACTTAATAGGATGTTGGTTTGGAGCCATGCCATGCTGCCACGGTGCAGGAGGGCTAGCTGGACAGTATAAATTTGGTGGGAGGAGTGGTGGATGTGTGGCCCTCCTTGGTTTAGCCAAGTTGGTTTTGGGTTTAGTTTTAGGTAGCTCTCTAGTGAAGATTTTGGACCAATTTCCTGTTGGAGTATTGGGGGTTCTGTTATTGTTTGCTGGGATTGAACTTGCTATTTGCTCAAGGGATATGAACTCAAAGGAAGATTCATTTGTCATGCTGACTTGCACTGCTGTTTCACTGGTAGGCTCTAGTGCAGCACTAGGTTTCCTGAGTGGAATTGTTGTTTATTTGCTCCTCAGGCTAAGAAAACTGTATGGTGGTCAGTcttcttctgcaatttgctTTCATGGTAACCCATAA
- the LOC113704020 gene encoding uncharacterized protein, with translation MPKGKVKEEERIEKIIRGLLKLPENKRCINCNSLGPQYVCTTFLTFVCTNCSGVHREFTHRVKSVSMAKFSVEEVDALQAGGNERARQIYLKEWDPHRNYFPDGSNLHRLRDFIKHVYIDRKYAGVRSNDKLSMVKASAKEDLQERHSFETSRHGAREEFFHTDDARRDDFFERHSFEHSFLSRNDGRNLKNHIDPRNSPRYKQEMLKSGSQNSRAPRFEIVDDRFRENGYGSVRKVLTHRYSDTESRARNSSPISQKSRDISKEPAIRPLKDILDDKISPLKVGESPKANAVDGSGHVQTAGSYTIPGSVDKKEEENKKVNTLNSLIDFDANLEPSATTAVVQTQQTVPVGDGSKSAAMSSANEKASNAPNANSLELLLFGLADPAGSMPEMSPGGDNPAAIVGSSNPDVGTVSNNVAITTASHIENAAPCPGNSSDSKDKLADAQTLPALQQSEPFGAPPVNSNFTAQKATASHEAANNESLTSEPEHAKVPPTNTSFGQATQVVPQAANDTSLGNELLSGRKELPADLFTSSYSSFAAAVPGWQSTSPYGMGYGTQYHVTAMSMGAHQDSVKSRNPFDIGDDGPLPQGTMLPSMSPLQGPMPNMSTSQGLQPQVVPYSSATQPQRPPYGIMRPPGVYMGQQIANNILPSRPQGANTFGGNDAAFASLNPIKQSSGMNDDTAFSSLNPIQQSNGVNPSSAAPQSYSLTGGNPFG, from the exons TCGAGAATTCACACATCGAGTAAAATCTGTGTCAATGGCTAAATTTTCTGTAGAAGAAGTAGATGCTCTTCAGGCAGGGGGTAATGAG CGAGCAAGGCAGATTTATCTTAAAGAATGGGATCCACATAGAAATTATTTTCCTGACGGGAG TAATCTTCATAGACTTCGTGATTTCATCAAGCATGTCTACATAGACAGAAAATATGCTGGTGTTAGGAGTAATGACAAGCTTTCAATGGTTAAAGCG AGCGCAAAGGAGGACCTCCAAGAGCGGCATTCTTTTGAAACATCCCGTCATGGTGCTAGAGAAGAATTTTTTCATACGGATGATGCTCGGAGAGATGATTTCTTTGAGCGGCACTCATTTGAACATTCTTTTCTAAGTAGAAACGATggcagaaatttgaaaaatcacattgATCCAAGAAATAGCCCTCGATACAAACAAGAAATGCTGAAATCTGGAAGTCAGAATAGTCGGGCACCTCGATTTGAAATAGTTGATGATAGGTTCCGGGAAAATGGATATGGATCTGTAAGGAAAGTTTTGACTCACAGATACTCAGATACAGAGTCCAGGGCTAGAAACAGCTCACCAATTTCACAAAAGAGCAGAGATATTTCCAAAGAGCCCGCAATACGTCCACTAAAAGACATTTTAGATGACAAAATTTCTCCTCTAAAAGTGGGAGAATCTCCTAAAGCAAATGCTGTTGATGGCTCTGGCCATGTTCAG ACAGCAGGAAGCTACACAATTCCAGGCTCTGTTGATAAAAAGGAAGAGGAAAACAAGAAAGTGAATACTCTTAACAGCTTGATAGATTTTGATGCTAACCTTGAGCCTTCTGCAACAACAGCAGTAGTGCAGACTCAACAAACAGTTCCTGTTGGTGATGGTAGCAAGAGTGCTGCCATGTCTTCTGCAAATGAGAAGGCCTCTAATGCTCCAAATGCTAATTCACTTGAACTGCTATTGTTTGGACTGGCGGATCCTGCAGGTAGCATGCCTGAAATGTCTCCTGGTGGTGACAATCCAGCTGCTATTGTAGGTTCATCTAATCCTGATGTGGGTACAGTTTCGAACAATGTTGCAATTACTACTGCTTCACACATTGAAAATGCTGCACCATGCCCTGGTAATAGCAGTGACTCTAAGGATAAGCTTGCTGATGCCCAAACGCTGCCAGCTTTGCAGCAAAGTGAGCCATTTGGAGCCCCTCCAGTAAATAGTAACTTTACTGCTCAGAAGGCTACTGCTTCTCATGAAGCTGCAAACAATGAG TCCTTGACTTCAGAACCTGAGCATGCTAAAGTGCCACCAACCAATACATCATTTGGACAAGCAACACAAGTTGTCCCACAGGCAGCTAATGATACTAGTTTGGGAAATGAATTACTCAGTGGAAGAAAAGAACTTCCAGCG GACCTTTTTACATCAAGCTATTCATCATTTGCTGCTGCTGTTCCAGGCTGGCAATCCACTTCCCCTTATGGAATGGGATATGGCACTCAGTACCATGTTACTGCAATG TCCATGGGAGCTCACCAAGATTCGGTTAAATCAAGGAACCCATTTGATATTGGTGATGATGGTCCCTTACCTCAAGGCACCATG CTTCCTTCCATGTCACCTTTGCAAGGACCGATGCCAAATATGTCAACTTCGCAAGGGTTACAGCCTCAAGTAGTGCCATATTCATCGGCAACGCAACCACAGAGACCTCCTTATGGAATTATGAGGCCTCCAG GAGTATACATGGGGCAACAGATAGCAAATAATATACTTCCTTCCAG ACCGCAAGGAGCTAATACCTTTGGTGGCAATGATGCTGCCTTTGCCTCTCTTAACCCTATTAAACAGTCTAGTGGGATGAACGATGATACTGCCTTTTCTTCTCTTAACCCCATTCAACAATCAAATGGCGTAAATCCCTCATCAGCTGCACCACAATCCTACTCGTTGACAGGAGGAAATCCATTTGGATAG